In Flavobacterium okayamense, a single window of DNA contains:
- a CDS encoding thioredoxin family protein, producing MKRFLIIAVLIVSSFVSQAQELKWHTDVSDAAKIALEQKKPLMMFFTGSDWCGWCIRLQKEVFHKPEFAKWANDNVVLVELDFPRKTQQSEELRNQNYSMQQMFGVTGYPTIWFVNPVQKEGKKVNLDALGNIGYERGGPEVWISKSNKILNK from the coding sequence ATGAAGAGATTTTTAATTATTGCGGTTTTAATTGTTTCAAGTTTTGTGTCACAAGCTCAAGAATTAAAATGGCATACTGATGTATCTGATGCTGCTAAGATTGCATTAGAGCAAAAGAAACCTTTAATGATGTTTTTTACAGGTTCAGATTGGTGTGGATGGTGTATTCGTTTACAAAAAGAAGTTTTTCATAAACCTGAATTTGCTAAATGGGCAAATGATAATGTTGTTTTAGTAGAATTGGATTTTCCTAGGAAAACACAGCAAAGCGAAGAATTAAGAAACCAAAACTATTCTATGCAACAAATGTTCGGAGTAACGGGTTATCCTACAATATGGTTTGTTAATCCTGTTCAAAAAGAAGGTAAAAAAGTAAATTTAGATGCTTTAGGAAATATTGGTTATGAACGTGGAGGTCCTGAAGTTTGGATATCTAAATCAAATAAGATACTTAATAAGTAA
- a CDS encoding peptide MFS transporter — protein MSQNSTDQFFKNPVLGHPAGLFVLFFTEMWERFSFYGMRALLILFLTASVFGEMPGWGWTRENASALFGSYVGLVYLSTMLGGYFADKIIGFRWAVVVGAVLMTLGHASMAIETEFSIYLGLVLLVFGNGFFKPNMTSIISEMYKDRPEKKDGAYTLFYMGVNAGAFFGILLCGYLGEKVGWTYGFGLAGIFMFFGMLQFWLSQNIFGDIGLKPTAESKAKSEIGDTDKRNPFTTIDLVLIGISSVLGLLWILNDPASKISNGEIDIFGFLGENGNNIAIVSALVIFIGLLISRLLRYSQITREKMIAVTFFAFLTIFFWAIFEQSPNSLTIFASDYTNRVLEGNWSTFFLIINSLITVVPLAIITWVLYLLFKQTFKNYAVANIILSTSFVIIWAIAIWMLLKDFYSAGYLALSDSTLEFLKIEKVTSPITEVPATWFSTLNSLFIISLAPLFSKWWESKYNPNANMKYGIGMGLLALGMACVAIGATGIEPGAKTASVSMIWLILVYLFHTMGELCISPVGLSYVSKLVPARMIAFMFGVWYLAVAIGMKGAGKFGENIDKIANEHGLSYFFWMLTIVSIVMAIFAVIMTPVIKKLMHGVK, from the coding sequence ATGAGTCAAAATTCAACAGATCAATTTTTTAAAAACCCTGTTTTAGGACATCCAGCAGGTTTATTTGTATTGTTTTTTACAGAAATGTGGGAGCGTTTTTCATTCTATGGAATGCGAGCTCTTTTAATATTATTCTTAACAGCTTCAGTCTTTGGTGAAATGCCAGGTTGGGGTTGGACTAGAGAAAATGCATCCGCTCTATTTGGTTCATATGTAGGGTTAGTGTACTTGTCTACTATGTTAGGAGGTTATTTTGCTGATAAAATAATTGGTTTTAGATGGGCTGTTGTAGTTGGAGCAGTTTTAATGACTTTAGGTCACGCCTCTATGGCAATAGAAACTGAATTTTCAATCTATTTAGGTTTGGTTCTTTTAGTTTTTGGAAATGGATTTTTTAAGCCTAATATGACTTCTATTATTTCTGAAATGTATAAGGATAGACCAGAAAAGAAAGACGGAGCATATACTTTATTCTACATGGGTGTAAACGCAGGAGCTTTCTTCGGAATCTTATTATGTGGTTATTTAGGTGAAAAAGTGGGTTGGACATATGGCTTTGGATTAGCTGGTATTTTTATGTTCTTCGGTATGTTACAATTTTGGTTGTCCCAAAATATCTTCGGAGATATTGGATTAAAGCCAACTGCAGAAAGTAAAGCAAAATCTGAAATTGGTGATACCGATAAAAGAAACCCTTTTACGACAATCGATTTAGTTTTAATCGGTATTTCTTCTGTTTTAGGATTACTATGGATTTTGAATGATCCTGCTTCAAAAATTTCAAATGGAGAAATTGATATTTTTGGATTTTTAGGTGAAAATGGGAATAATATCGCTATTGTTTCAGCATTAGTAATTTTTATTGGACTTTTAATTTCTAGGCTTTTACGTTATTCTCAAATTACAAGAGAAAAAATGATTGCTGTTACATTCTTTGCATTTTTAACGATTTTCTTTTGGGCAATTTTTGAGCAATCACCAAATTCGCTAACCATTTTTGCCAGCGATTATACAAATAGAGTTCTTGAGGGGAATTGGAGTACATTCTTCTTAATTATAAACTCATTAATTACAGTTGTTCCATTAGCAATTATTACTTGGGTATTATACTTGTTGTTCAAACAAACTTTTAAAAATTACGCTGTAGCAAATATCATTTTATCAACGAGTTTTGTAATTATTTGGGCAATTGCAATTTGGATGTTACTAAAAGATTTTTATTCTGCAGGTTATTTAGCACTTTCAGATTCAACTTTAGAATTCTTAAAAATTGAAAAAGTAACTAGCCCTATTACTGAGGTTCCGGCAACATGGTTCTCAACTTTAAATTCTTTATTTATTATTTCATTAGCACCATTATTTTCAAAATGGTGGGAAAGTAAATACAATCCAAATGCGAATATGAAATACGGTATTGGTATGGGATTATTAGCATTAGGGATGGCATGTGTGGCTATAGGTGCAACAGGTATTGAGCCTGGAGCAAAGACTGCTTCTGTAAGTATGATTTGGTTGATTTTAGTGTATTTGTTCCATACTATGGGTGAATTATGTATTTCACCAGTAGGTTTATCTTATGTATCAAAATTGGTTCCAGCAAGAATGATTGCTTTTATGTTTGGAGTTTGGTATTTAGCGGTTGCTATCGGTATGAAAGGCGCAGGTAAATTTGGAGAAAACATTGATAAAATTGCAAACGAACACGGATTAAGTTACTTCTTTTGGATGTTGACTATAGTGTCTATAGTAATGGCTATTTTTGCGGTAATTATGACTCCAGTGATTAAGAAACTAATGCATGGTGTTAAGTAG
- a CDS encoding peptide MFS transporter, with translation MDFSLGLIIFGWIFCLIWIPMVIKANVKIHPRALFVCFFAEMWERFSYYGMRALLTLYMVKVVFQQIASGEADVKSLAIYGTYTASIYLGPIIGGMMADKFLGFRKSILLGGVLISIGHIVLAAQGLVAETNEFFFFIALSFIVVGTGYFKPNISSFLGKFYEQDDPRKDPAYNIFYMGINVGAFLSALTCGYLGESVGWHWGFGLAGIGMFVGLIVFWKNLKHFEDKGLVPDDKFDTQSVFAGLSINKIIVLLSFLAVPLWAILFSYDDVFKVGLTGITVVVLAYLIYLSTKYENGSRLLVVLILFVFHAMFWALFEQAGGSLTLITDRFVDRFIGSSEIPASQFQALNALFIVIFAPVFAWLWMKLNKLKLEPSTPLKFVYSLVLLALGFLIIVLGAKSAMASGDKIVIWAIIFMYLFHTLGELCLSPVGLSMITKLSPSHIVGFTMGVWFLSYSVGNKVATEIGKLITVGEIGENASMSEQINPYVDVYLQWGVYVVLGCAAVLLLLVPLLKKLMKGIH, from the coding sequence ATGGATTTTTCATTAGGACTAATAATTTTTGGATGGATTTTTTGCTTGATATGGATACCTATGGTAATCAAAGCAAATGTTAAAATACACCCAAGAGCACTTTTTGTTTGTTTCTTTGCAGAAATGTGGGAACGTTTTTCTTATTATGGAATGAGAGCGTTACTTACTTTGTATATGGTTAAGGTTGTTTTTCAACAAATAGCTAGCGGGGAGGCAGATGTAAAATCTCTTGCCATTTATGGGACTTATACAGCTTCAATCTATCTCGGACCTATTATTGGAGGGATGATGGCAGATAAATTTTTAGGCTTTAGAAAATCTATTTTATTAGGAGGAGTATTAATTAGTATAGGTCATATAGTATTAGCTGCTCAAGGATTAGTAGCAGAAACTAATGAGTTTTTCTTTTTTATTGCACTTTCATTTATTGTAGTGGGTACAGGTTATTTTAAACCAAATATTTCAAGTTTCTTAGGTAAATTTTATGAGCAAGATGATCCTAGAAAAGATCCTGCCTATAATATTTTTTACATGGGTATTAATGTAGGAGCATTTTTATCTGCTTTAACTTGTGGTTATTTAGGAGAAAGTGTAGGTTGGCATTGGGGATTTGGTTTAGCCGGAATTGGGATGTTTGTTGGGTTAATTGTCTTTTGGAAAAATCTTAAACATTTTGAAGATAAAGGACTTGTTCCTGATGATAAATTTGATACACAAAGTGTTTTTGCGGGTCTTAGTATTAATAAGATAATTGTATTATTGAGTTTTCTTGCAGTTCCATTATGGGCTATATTATTTAGTTACGACGATGTTTTTAAAGTTGGATTAACTGGAATTACAGTTGTTGTTTTAGCATATTTGATTTATCTAAGCACAAAATACGAAAATGGTTCAAGATTATTAGTCGTTTTAATATTGTTTGTATTCCACGCAATGTTTTGGGCTCTATTTGAGCAAGCAGGAGGTTCATTAACCTTAATTACTGATAGATTTGTGGACAGATTTATTGGTAGTTCAGAAATTCCTGCTTCACAATTTCAAGCTCTAAATGCATTGTTTATAGTAATTTTTGCACCAGTTTTTGCTTGGCTTTGGATGAAACTTAACAAACTAAAATTAGAACCTAGTACACCATTAAAGTTTGTGTATTCATTAGTTCTTTTAGCTTTAGGATTTTTAATTATTGTATTAGGTGCAAAATCAGCAATGGCCTCAGGTGATAAAATTGTTATTTGGGCGATTATTTTCATGTACCTATTTCACACTTTAGGAGAATTATGTTTATCTCCAGTGGGATTATCTATGATAACAAAATTATCACCATCTCATATAGTAGGTTTTACAATGGGAGTTTGGTTTTTATCTTATTCGGTAGGAAATAAAGTAGCTACCGAAATTGGAAAATTAATTACCGTTGGTGAAATTGGTGAAAATGCTTCAATGTCTGAGCAAATAAATCCTTACGTAGATGTTTATCTTCAATGGGGTGTTTATGTTGTTTTAGGATGTGCAGCAGTTTTACTTTTATTAGTGCCATTGCTTAAAAAACTTATGAAAGGAATTCATTAA
- a CDS encoding S9 family peptidase, which translates to MKLLKITFSFLLFITFSVQAQKSITLEEIWSGAFRTQGMDELNAMKNTNQYTVLNFDRASRSMQIDLFDYATLEKVSTLVDSKDFSELSGIDSYTFNQKENQILIANNSEQIFRHSFTADYYLYDMASKKLTKIADYQIQEPTFSPDGSKIAYAYQNNLFVYDIASKKHMQITNDGKKNAIINGITDWVYEEEFAFVRAFDWNKLGNKIAYIRFDESQVPEFSMDMYNQGLYPTQVKFKYPKAGEKNAEVSLHIYDVNTKQSKQVDLSKYNDFYIARIEWTNDANTLSAQVLNRHQNNLDLLFVDGNSATYKVVLNEKDKAYVDVTDNLTFLADNSFIWTSEKDGFNHIYYYDKNGKLKNQVTKGNWEVTSYYGFDEKSKTVFYQSVENGSINRDVYSIGLNGKNKKRLTSETGTNRGTFSPNFQYFINSFSSATKAPNFTLRNAKNGGLVKEIVNNDPLEQKLKNYNLPDKEFFELTTEKGNKLNAWILKPVDFDATKKYPVFMYQYSGPGSQQVDNSWNGYDDYWFKMLTQKGYIVACVDGRGTGFKGAEFKKCTYKELGKYEVEDQIDAAKVLAKYDYVDANRIGIFGWSYGGFMASNCIFQGADVFKSAIAVAPVTSWRYYDSIYTERYMQTPQENASGYDNNSPINHVEKLKGNFLLVHGTADDNVHVQNTMKMIEALVQANKQFDWAIYPDKNHGIYGGKTRLQLYTKMTNFIINNL; encoded by the coding sequence ATGAAATTATTAAAAATTACCTTCTCATTTTTATTATTCATTACTTTTTCTGTTCAAGCTCAGAAAAGTATCACATTAGAAGAAATTTGGTCAGGAGCATTTAGAACTCAAGGAATGGATGAGTTAAATGCTATGAAAAACACTAATCAATATACAGTTTTAAATTTTGATCGTGCTTCTCGCTCTATGCAAATCGATTTGTTTGATTATGCTACTTTAGAAAAAGTTTCTACTTTAGTTGATTCAAAAGATTTTTCAGAATTGAGCGGAATAGACTCTTATACTTTTAATCAAAAAGAAAATCAAATTTTAATTGCTAATAATTCTGAACAAATATTTCGTCATTCTTTTACAGCCGATTATTATTTGTATGATATGGCATCAAAAAAGCTAACTAAAATAGCTGATTACCAAATTCAAGAGCCAACTTTTTCACCTGATGGGTCAAAAATTGCTTATGCTTATCAAAATAACTTGTTTGTTTATGATATTGCTTCAAAAAAGCATATGCAAATTACAAATGATGGAAAGAAAAATGCAATTATAAATGGTATTACAGATTGGGTTTACGAAGAAGAATTTGCTTTTGTAAGAGCATTCGATTGGAACAAATTAGGTAATAAAATTGCTTATATCCGTTTTGATGAATCTCAAGTTCCAGAATTTTCAATGGATATGTATAATCAGGGCCTATATCCTACACAAGTTAAATTTAAATACCCTAAAGCTGGAGAGAAAAATGCTGAGGTTTCTCTTCATATTTATGATGTAAATACTAAACAATCTAAGCAAGTCGATTTGTCAAAATATAATGATTTTTATATCGCCAGAATTGAATGGACAAATGATGCTAACACATTAAGTGCTCAAGTTTTAAATCGCCATCAAAATAATTTAGACTTACTTTTTGTTGATGGGAATTCGGCAACATATAAAGTGGTTTTAAACGAAAAAGATAAAGCTTATGTCGATGTAACCGATAATTTAACTTTTTTAGCTGACAATAGTTTTATTTGGACTTCAGAAAAAGATGGTTTCAATCATATATATTATTACGATAAGAATGGAAAATTAAAAAATCAAGTAACAAAAGGAAATTGGGAAGTAACTTCTTATTATGGTTTCGATGAAAAATCGAAAACTGTTTTTTACCAATCGGTTGAAAATGGTTCGATAAATAGAGATGTTTACAGTATCGGTTTAAACGGAAAAAACAAAAAACGTTTAACTAGTGAAACTGGAACTAATCGAGGAACTTTTAGTCCAAATTTTCAATACTTCATTAATTCGTTTTCAAGTGCTACAAAAGCGCCCAACTTTACATTACGCAATGCAAAAAACGGAGGTTTAGTTAAGGAAATCGTTAACAATGATCCATTGGAGCAAAAACTAAAAAATTACAATCTGCCAGATAAAGAATTTTTTGAACTAACAACTGAAAAGGGAAATAAATTAAACGCTTGGATTTTAAAACCCGTAGATTTTGATGCTACAAAAAAATATCCTGTTTTTATGTATCAATATTCTGGACCAGGTTCGCAACAAGTAGATAATTCTTGGAATGGTTACGACGATTATTGGTTTAAAATGCTTACACAAAAAGGTTATATTGTAGCTTGTGTAGATGGAAGGGGGACTGGTTTTAAAGGTGCTGAATTTAAAAAATGTACCTATAAAGAATTAGGAAAATATGAAGTCGAAGATCAAATTGATGCGGCAAAAGTTTTAGCAAAATACGATTATGTTGACGCCAACAGAATTGGAATTTTTGGTTGGAGTTATGGTGGCTTTATGGCTTCAAATTGTATTTTTCAAGGAGCCGATGTTTTCAAATCAGCAATTGCTGTAGCGCCAGTTACAAGTTGGAGATATTACGATTCAATTTATACTGAAAGATACATGCAAACACCACAAGAAAACGCTAGTGGTTATGATAATAATTCGCCAATTAACCATGTTGAAAAATTAAAAGGAAACTTTTTATTAGTTCATGGAACGGCTGATGACAACGTACATGTTCAAAACACTATGAAAATGATTGAAGCTTTGGTGCAAGCAAACAAGCAATTTGATTGGGCAATTTATCCTGATAAAAACCACGGAATTTATGGTGGAAAAACACGTCTTCAATTGTATACAAAAATGACCAATTTTATCATAAACAATTTATAA